In the genome of Pseudomonas protegens, one region contains:
- a CDS encoding Na+/H+ antiporter subunit C, translating into MEEVIAIAIGVLAASGVWLVLRPRTFQVVMGLCLLSYAVNLFIFSMGSLFIGKEPIVKDGVPQDLLHYTDPLPQALVLTAIVISFAMTALFLVVLLASRGLTGTDHVDGREPKE; encoded by the coding sequence ATGGAAGAAGTCATCGCAATCGCCATTGGGGTCCTCGCCGCTTCCGGAGTCTGGCTGGTCCTGCGCCCGCGGACCTTCCAGGTGGTGATGGGCCTGTGCCTGCTGTCCTACGCGGTCAACCTGTTCATCTTCAGCATGGGCAGCCTGTTCATCGGCAAGGAGCCGATCGTCAAGGACGGCGTGCCCCAGGACCTGCTGCACTACACCGACCCCCTGCCCCAGGCCCTGGTGCTCACCGCCATCGTCATCAGCTTCGCCATGACCGCGCTGTTCCTGGTGGTGCTCCTGGCGTCCCGGGGCCTGACCGGCACTGACCACGTCGACGGCCGGGAGCCCAAGGAATGA
- a CDS encoding DUF2946 domain-containing protein gives MNLTRSDRSLVAWMLYCCVLFNVFACSIGHGQMLGQQLNGIGGQFCSIDPNTQAPSQQPADQDSLPTLSKAFGCPLCSSGGMGPALNSSLSLALLPQPQAPPLARQFQSHLPARFTWPAAHPRAPPYA, from the coding sequence ATGAATTTGACCCGTTCCGATCGCTCGCTCGTTGCCTGGATGCTCTACTGCTGCGTCCTGTTCAACGTGTTCGCCTGCAGCATCGGTCACGGGCAGATGCTCGGCCAACAGCTCAACGGCATCGGCGGGCAGTTCTGCAGCATTGATCCCAACACCCAGGCGCCGTCCCAGCAACCGGCCGACCAGGACTCCCTGCCGACCCTGTCCAAGGCCTTCGGTTGCCCGCTGTGCTCCAGCGGCGGCATGGGGCCGGCGCTGAACTCCAGCCTCAGCCTGGCGCTGTTGCCGCAACCCCAGGCGCCGCCGCTGGCCCGCCAGTTCCAATCCCACCTCCCTGCCCGCTTCACCTGGCCCGCCGCCCATCCTCGGGCACCGCCCTACGCCTGA
- a CDS encoding K+/H+ antiporter subunit F has product MSVLLTNAILLSLFLFSLAMVLTLVRLFKGPSAQDRVLALDYLYILAMLMMLVLGIRYASDTYFEAALLIALFGFVGSFALAKFLLRGEVIE; this is encoded by the coding sequence ATGAGCGTGCTGTTGACCAACGCAATCTTGCTGAGCCTGTTCCTGTTTTCCCTGGCCATGGTCCTGACCCTGGTGCGCCTGTTCAAGGGCCCCTCGGCCCAGGACCGGGTCCTGGCCCTGGACTACCTGTACATCCTGGCGATGCTGATGATGCTGGTGCTGGGCATCCGCTACGCCAGTGACACCTACTTCGAGGCGGCGCTGCTGATCGCCCTGTTCGGCTTTGTCGGCTCCTTCGCCCTGGCCAAATTCCTCCTGCGCGGCGAGGTGATCGAATGA
- a CDS encoding monovalent cation/H+ antiporter subunit D: MSSLSHLIVAPILLPLLTAAVMLLLGEKHRPLKARINLLSTLLGLGLAAYLLYWTQVQGATGSFGVYLPSNWQVPFGIVLVVDRLSALMLVLTGIIGVSALLFAMARWDGAGASFHALFQIQLMGLYGAFLTADLFNLFVFFEVLLAASYGLMLHGSGRARVSSGLHYITINLLASSLFLIGTAMIYGVTGTLNMADLAMKIPLVPEADRGLLHAGTAILAIAFLAKAGMWPLNFWLVPAYSSASAPVAALFAIMTKVGIYTVLRLWTLLFSGQAGASAYFGNQWLIYGGLATIFCAALAILPAQRLERMASLSILVSAGILIAVIGFAQPALTGAALFYLFSSTLALCALFLLAELIERSRSAVEVPLEDEGEILPRPMEALPPPRGSNLDDEQQVVVGQVIPWTMAFLGLSFIACALLIIGMPPLSGFIGKLNLIAALLNPTGLGTSSDTPIPLAGWFFLVLLILSGLASLIAFARLGIQRFWSPEERPSPVLRRLECLPIVALLGLCVLLSFKAEPLLRFTQATADSLNHPEHYVMAVLGTRTVLSPESKAAAALEVQP, encoded by the coding sequence ATGAGTTCGTTGTCGCACCTGATCGTCGCCCCCATCCTCCTGCCGCTGCTGACCGCCGCGGTGATGTTGCTGCTGGGAGAAAAGCACCGCCCGCTGAAGGCCCGCATCAACCTGTTGTCGACCCTCTTGGGCCTGGGCCTGGCGGCCTACCTGCTGTACTGGACCCAGGTCCAGGGCGCCACCGGTTCGTTCGGCGTGTACCTGCCGAGCAACTGGCAGGTGCCGTTCGGCATCGTCCTGGTGGTCGATCGCCTGTCGGCGCTGATGCTGGTGCTCACCGGGATCATCGGGGTCAGCGCGCTGCTGTTCGCCATGGCCCGCTGGGACGGCGCCGGGGCCAGCTTCCATGCGTTGTTCCAGATCCAGCTAATGGGCCTCTACGGCGCCTTCCTGACCGCCGACCTGTTCAACCTGTTCGTGTTCTTCGAGGTGCTGCTGGCGGCCTCCTACGGCCTGATGCTGCACGGCTCGGGCCGGGCGCGGGTGTCCTCGGGGCTGCACTACATCACCATCAACCTGCTGGCCTCGTCGCTGTTCCTGATCGGCACGGCGATGATCTACGGGGTCACCGGGACCCTGAACATGGCCGACCTGGCGATGAAGATCCCCCTGGTGCCGGAAGCCGACCGCGGCCTGCTGCACGCCGGCACGGCGATCCTGGCCATCGCCTTCCTGGCCAAGGCCGGGATGTGGCCGCTGAACTTCTGGCTGGTGCCGGCCTATTCCTCGGCCAGCGCCCCGGTGGCGGCGCTGTTCGCGATCATGACCAAGGTCGGCATCTACACCGTGCTGCGCCTGTGGACCCTGCTGTTCTCCGGACAGGCCGGGGCCTCGGCCTACTTCGGCAACCAGTGGCTGATCTACGGCGGCCTGGCGACGATCTTCTGCGCGGCCCTGGCGATTCTTCCGGCCCAGCGCCTGGAGCGCATGGCCAGCCTGAGCATCCTGGTGTCGGCGGGCATCCTGATCGCGGTGATCGGCTTCGCCCAGCCGGCGCTCACCGGCGCGGCGCTGTTCTACCTGTTCAGCTCGACCCTGGCGCTGTGCGCGCTGTTCCTGCTGGCGGAGCTGATCGAGCGTTCGCGTTCGGCGGTGGAAGTGCCCCTGGAAGACGAAGGCGAAATCCTCCCGCGGCCCATGGAAGCCCTGCCGCCGCCCCGGGGCAGCAACCTCGATGACGAACAGCAAGTGGTGGTCGGCCAGGTGATTCCCTGGACCATGGCCTTCCTCGGCCTGAGCTTCATTGCCTGCGCCCTGCTGATCATCGGCATGCCGCCGCTGTCGGGCTTTATCGGCAAGCTCAACCTGATCGCCGCCCTGCTCAACCCGACGGGCCTGGGCACCAGCAGCGACACGCCGATCCCGCTGGCGGGCTGGTTTTTCCTGGTGCTGCTGATCCTCTCCGGCCTGGCCTCGCTGATCGCCTTCGCGCGCCTGGGGATCCAGCGCTTCTGGAGCCCGGAGGAGCGGCCCTCGCCCGTGTTGCGGCGCCTGGAATGCCTGCCGATCGTGGCCCTGCTGGGGCTCTGCGTGCTGCTCAGCTTCAAGGCCGAGCCGCTGCTGCGCTTCACCCAGGCCACCGCCGACAGCCTCAATCATCCGGAGCACTATGTGATGGCGGTGCTGGGCACCCGCACCGTGCTCAGCCCCGAGTCCAAGGCCGCCGCGGCGCTGGAGGTGCAACCATGA
- a CDS encoding ABC transporter substrate-binding protein, with protein MKGFRALLASGLLTLAGFAPLPPAVAAEPIHFADLNWESGSLITEILRVVVESGYGLPTDSLPGTTITLETALASNDIQVIGEEWAGRSPVWVKAEAEGKVIALGDTVKGATEGWWVPEYVIKGDPARGLKPLAPELRSVADLARYKDVFRDPETPGKGRFLNSPIGWTSEIVNQQKLKAYGLQDSYVNFRSGSGAALDAEITSSIRRGRPVLFYYWSPTPLLGRYKLVQLQEPPFDAEAWKTLTDAGNPNPRPSRSLASKLSIGVSAPFHQQYPQLVSFFRQVDLPIDPLNQALAQMSESHSAPRDAARAFLKQHPEIWRTWVPRDIADKVAAALM; from the coding sequence ATGAAAGGCTTCCGAGCGCTGCTGGCCAGCGGCCTGCTGACCCTGGCCGGCTTTGCCCCCTTGCCGCCGGCCGTGGCCGCCGAGCCGATCCACTTCGCCGACCTGAACTGGGAAAGCGGCAGCCTGATCACCGAGATCCTGCGCGTTGTGGTGGAGAGCGGTTATGGCTTGCCTACCGACAGCCTGCCGGGCACCACCATCACCCTGGAAACCGCCCTGGCCAGCAACGATATCCAGGTGATCGGCGAAGAGTGGGCCGGGCGCAGCCCGGTATGGGTCAAGGCCGAGGCCGAGGGCAAGGTGATCGCCCTGGGGGATACGGTCAAGGGCGCCACCGAAGGCTGGTGGGTGCCGGAGTACGTGATCAAGGGCGATCCGGCCAGAGGCCTCAAGCCGCTGGCCCCGGAGTTGCGCAGCGTCGCGGACCTGGCCCGCTACAAGGACGTGTTCAGGGACCCGGAAACTCCGGGCAAGGGCCGCTTCCTCAACAGCCCGATCGGCTGGACCTCGGAAATCGTCAACCAGCAGAAACTCAAGGCCTATGGCCTGCAAGACAGCTACGTGAACTTTCGCAGCGGTTCCGGAGCGGCGCTGGATGCGGAAATCACCTCGTCGATCCGCCGGGGCCGGCCGGTGCTGTTCTACTACTGGTCGCCGACGCCGCTATTGGGACGCTACAAGCTGGTGCAGCTGCAAGAGCCGCCGTTCGATGCCGAGGCCTGGAAAACCCTGACCGATGCCGGCAATCCCAACCCGCGCCCGAGCCGTTCCCTGGCCTCGAAGCTGTCGATTGGCGTGTCCGCGCCGTTTCACCAGCAGTACCCGCAACTGGTGAGCTTCTTCCGTCAGGTGGACTTGCCGATCGATCCTCTCAACCAGGCCCTGGCGCAGATGAGCGAAAGCCACAGTGCTCCGCGCGACGCGGCCCGCGCCTTTCTCAAGCAGCACCCCGAGATCTGGCGCACCTGGGTGCCCCGGGACATCGCCGACAAAGTCGCCGCCGCCCTGATGTAG
- a CDS encoding Na+/H+ antiporter subunit G yields the protein MNSLEQLPLWVEVLVAVLLVISSLFALIGALGILRMRSYFQRMHPPALASTMGSWTVALASILYFSALKSGPVLHAWLIPILLAITVPVTTLLLARAALFRKRMAGDDVPAEVSSKRNESGN from the coding sequence ATGAACAGCCTGGAACAACTGCCCCTCTGGGTGGAGGTCCTGGTGGCCGTGCTGCTGGTGATCAGCAGCCTGTTCGCCCTGATCGGCGCCCTGGGCATCCTGCGCATGAGGAGCTACTTCCAGCGCATGCACCCGCCGGCCCTGGCCTCGACCATGGGTTCCTGGACCGTGGCCCTGGCCTCGATCCTGTACTTTTCCGCGCTCAAGTCCGGGCCGGTGCTACATGCCTGGCTGATCCCGATCCTGCTGGCGATCACGGTGCCGGTGACCACCCTGCTGCTGGCCCGGGCGGCGCTGTTCCGCAAGCGCATGGCCGGCGACGATGTCCCGGCGGAAGTCAGCAGCAAACGCAACGAAAGCGGCAACTGA
- a CDS encoding Na+/H+ antiporter subunit E, giving the protein MKRLFPAPFLSLALWLLWLVLNLSISPGNLLLGAILGFLAPLLMRPLRPLPIRIRRPGTILRLLLRVGCDVLVSNLIVAWGVLNDGRRPVRSAFVKIPLDLRDANGLAALSTITTVVPGTVWSELSLDRSILLLHVFDLQDEGQFIQHFKATYERPLMEIFE; this is encoded by the coding sequence ATGAAGCGCCTGTTCCCCGCGCCCTTCCTGTCCCTGGCACTGTGGCTGCTGTGGCTGGTGCTGAACCTGTCCATCAGCCCCGGCAATCTGCTGCTGGGGGCCATCCTGGGCTTTCTCGCGCCTTTGCTGATGCGCCCGTTGCGGCCGTTGCCGATCCGCATCCGCCGTCCCGGCACCATCCTGCGCCTGCTGTTGCGGGTGGGCTGCGACGTGCTGGTATCGAACCTGATCGTGGCCTGGGGCGTGCTCAACGACGGACGCCGCCCGGTGCGCTCGGCCTTCGTCAAGATCCCCCTGGACCTGCGCGACGCCAACGGCCTGGCGGCGCTGTCCACCATCACCACGGTGGTGCCGGGCACGGTCTGGTCCGAGCTGTCCCTGGACCGCAGCATTCTCCTGCTGCACGTCTTCGATCTGCAGGATGAAGGGCAATTCATCCAGCACTTCAAGGCGACCTACGAGCGCCCGCTGATGGAGATTTTCGAATGA
- a CDS encoding DUF3995 domain-containing protein, with product MNLLLAQGMSATFLFISLIHLYWAAGGKRGSDAVIPQVPGPAPGQSQPAFHPPALATLLVAVGLLLVAMLVCLRVGLYLPSVTHPSLQWVISAIALLMFARAIGDSELVGFFKQVRDSKFARLDTLFYSPLCVVLGAGLLVLAWA from the coding sequence ATGAACCTTCTGCTCGCACAGGGAATGTCCGCTACTTTCCTGTTCATCAGCCTGATCCATCTGTACTGGGCCGCCGGTGGCAAGCGTGGCAGCGACGCGGTGATTCCCCAGGTGCCGGGGCCGGCTCCCGGGCAAAGCCAACCGGCCTTTCACCCGCCGGCCCTGGCCACCTTGCTGGTGGCGGTGGGGCTCTTGCTGGTGGCCATGCTGGTGTGCCTGCGGGTCGGGCTCTACCTGCCGAGCGTGACCCATCCCTCCCTGCAGTGGGTGATCAGCGCCATTGCCCTGCTGATGTTCGCCCGGGCCATTGGCGACTCGGAGCTGGTGGGTTTCTTCAAGCAAGTGCGCGACTCGAAGTTCGCCCGTCTCGACACCCTGTTCTACTCCCCGCTGTGCGTGGTACTGGGTGCCGGCCTGCTGGTGCTGGCCTGGGCTTGA
- a CDS encoding monovalent cation/H+ antiporter subunit A, producing MSLIVLLLLPFIGSCLAALLPHNARNTESLLAGLVALIGTIQVALLYPQIADGGIIREEYTWLPSLGLNFVLRLDGFAWLFSLLVLGIGSLVALYARYYMSPEDPVPRFFAFFLAFMGAMLGLVISGNLIQMVFFWELTSLFSFLLIGYWHHRSDARRGAYMALMVTGAGGLCLLAGVMLLGHVVGSYDLDQVLAAGDKIRAHALYPILLPLILLGALSKSAQFPFHFWLPHAMAAPTPVSAYLHSATMVKAGVFLLARLWPSLSGTQEWFYIVSGAGACTLVLGAYCAMFQNDLKGLLAYSTISHLGLITLLLGLNSPLAAVAAVFHILNHATFKASLFMAAGIIDHESGSRDIRKLNGLIKLMPYTATLAMVASASMAGVPLLNGFLSKEMFFAETVFINSSAWVEIALPVIATLAGTFSVAYALRFTVDVFFGEPATDLPHTPHEPPRWMRAPVELLVFTCLLVGIFPAQIIGPLLAAAALPVVGGTLPEYSLAIWHGLNAPMIMSLIAMSCGIVLYLLLHKPLVAGRFAYPPGVGRLNGKLLFERSLVGTTRLARRLERRLSTKRLQTQLFLLILAAVITGLIPMLYSQLTWGDRPKIPGSIVFVTFWLLAIACALGAAWQAKYHRLAALTMVSVCGLMTCVTFVWFSAPDLALTQLVVEVVTTVLILLGLRWLPRRIEEVSPLPSSVPKARIRRLRDLSLSIAVGLGMAVLSYAMLTRPTPNDISSFYLSRALPEGGGTNVVNVTLVDFRSFDTLGEITVLAAVALTVFALLRRFRPPKESMQLPAQQRLLAPDVVTDLVNPRQASDTALGFMMVPAVLVRLLLPIALVVSFYLFMRGHNLPGGGFVAGLVMSVAFILQYMVAGTQWVEAQMSLRPLRWMGTGLLFALATGLGALAWGYPFLTTHTVHVDLPLFGDIHIASALFFDIGVYAVVLGATLLILTALAHQSVRAHKPASQSKSLIKSGAA from the coding sequence ATGTCCCTGATAGTTCTACTGCTTCTGCCATTCATTGGCAGCTGTCTGGCGGCCCTGCTGCCGCACAACGCACGTAACACTGAATCTCTGCTGGCTGGCCTGGTGGCACTCATTGGCACCATCCAGGTGGCGTTGCTGTACCCGCAGATCGCCGACGGCGGGATTATCCGCGAGGAATATACCTGGCTGCCAAGCCTGGGTTTGAATTTCGTGCTGCGCCTGGACGGATTCGCCTGGCTGTTCTCGTTGCTGGTGCTGGGCATCGGCAGCCTGGTGGCGCTGTACGCGCGCTACTACATGTCGCCGGAAGATCCGGTGCCGCGCTTCTTCGCCTTCTTCCTGGCGTTCATGGGGGCCATGCTCGGCCTGGTGATCTCCGGCAACCTGATCCAGATGGTGTTCTTCTGGGAGCTCACCAGCCTCTTCTCCTTCCTGTTGATCGGCTACTGGCACCACCGCTCCGATGCCCGCCGCGGCGCCTACATGGCGCTGATGGTCACCGGCGCCGGGGGCTTGTGCCTGCTGGCGGGGGTCATGCTGCTCGGCCATGTGGTCGGCAGCTACGACCTGGATCAGGTGCTAGCTGCCGGAGACAAGATCCGCGCCCACGCGCTCTATCCGATCCTGTTGCCATTGATCCTGCTGGGCGCCTTGAGCAAGAGCGCGCAGTTCCCCTTCCACTTCTGGCTCCCCCACGCCATGGCCGCGCCAACGCCGGTCTCGGCCTACCTGCACTCGGCGACGATGGTCAAGGCCGGGGTGTTTCTCCTGGCCCGCCTGTGGCCGTCGTTGTCCGGCACCCAAGAATGGTTCTACATCGTCAGCGGCGCCGGGGCCTGCACCCTGGTGCTGGGCGCCTACTGCGCGATGTTCCAGAACGATCTGAAAGGCCTGCTGGCCTACTCCACCATCAGCCACCTGGGGCTGATCACCCTGCTGCTGGGCCTGAACAGTCCCCTGGCGGCGGTGGCGGCGGTGTTCCACATCCTCAACCACGCCACCTTCAAGGCGTCCTTGTTCATGGCCGCCGGGATCATCGACCACGAGAGCGGCAGCCGCGACATCCGCAAGCTCAACGGCCTGATCAAGTTGATGCCCTACACCGCGACCCTGGCCATGGTCGCCAGCGCCTCCATGGCCGGGGTGCCGCTGCTCAACGGCTTCCTGTCCAAGGAGATGTTCTTCGCCGAGACGGTGTTCATCAACTCCAGCGCCTGGGTGGAAATTGCCCTGCCGGTGATCGCCACCCTCGCCGGAACCTTCAGCGTTGCCTACGCCCTGCGCTTTACCGTCGATGTGTTCTTCGGCGAACCGGCCACCGACCTGCCCCACACGCCCCACGAGCCGCCGCGCTGGATGCGCGCCCCGGTTGAACTGCTGGTGTTCACCTGCCTGCTGGTGGGGATCTTCCCGGCGCAGATCATCGGTCCGCTGCTGGCCGCTGCGGCGCTGCCGGTGGTGGGCGGGACCCTGCCCGAGTACAGCCTGGCGATCTGGCACGGCCTCAACGCGCCGATGATCATGAGCCTGATCGCCATGTCCTGCGGCATCGTCCTCTACCTGTTGCTGCACAAGCCGCTGGTGGCGGGCCGTTTCGCCTACCCGCCGGGGGTGGGCCGTCTCAACGGCAAGCTGTTGTTCGAACGCAGCCTGGTGGGCACGACCCGCCTGGCCCGGCGGCTGGAGCGGCGGCTGAGTACCAAGCGCCTGCAGACCCAGCTGTTTTTGCTGATTCTGGCGGCGGTGATTACCGGCCTGATTCCCATGCTCTACAGCCAGCTGACCTGGGGCGACCGGCCGAAGATCCCTGGCTCCATCGTCTTCGTGACCTTCTGGCTGCTGGCCATCGCCTGTGCCCTGGGCGCCGCCTGGCAGGCCAAGTACCACCGTCTGGCGGCCCTGACCATGGTCAGCGTGTGCGGGCTGATGACCTGCGTGACCTTCGTCTGGTTCTCGGCGCCGGACCTGGCCCTGACCCAGTTGGTGGTGGAAGTGGTGACCACGGTGCTGATCCTCCTCGGCCTGCGCTGGCTGCCGCGGCGGATCGAAGAAGTGTCGCCGCTGCCCAGCAGCGTGCCCAAGGCGCGCATCCGCCGCCTGCGCGACCTGAGCCTGTCGATCGCCGTGGGCCTGGGCATGGCGGTGCTGTCCTACGCCATGCTGACCCGTCCGACCCCCAACGACATTTCCTCGTTCTACCTCAGCCGTGCCTTGCCTGAAGGCGGCGGCACCAACGTGGTCAACGTGACCCTGGTGGACTTCCGCAGCTTCGACACCCTGGGCGAGATCACCGTGCTGGCGGCGGTGGCCCTGACCGTGTTCGCCCTGCTGCGGCGCTTCCGCCCGCCCAAGGAGAGCATGCAACTGCCGGCGCAACAGCGCCTGCTGGCCCCGGACGTGGTCACCGACCTGGTCAACCCGCGCCAGGCCAGCGACACCGCCCTGGGCTTCATGATGGTGCCGGCGGTTCTGGTGCGCCTGCTGCTGCCGATTGCCCTGGTGGTGTCCTTCTACCTGTTCATGCGCGGGCACAACCTGCCGGGCGGCGGTTTCGTCGCCGGGCTGGTGATGTCGGTGGCCTTCATCCTCCAGTACATGGTGGCGGGCACCCAATGGGTCGAGGCGCAGATGAGCCTGCGGCCGCTGCGCTGGATGGGCACCGGGCTGCTGTTCGCCCTGGCCACCGGCCTTGGCGCGCTGGCCTGGGGTTATCCGTTCCTCACCACCCACACGGTGCACGTGGACCTGCCGCTGTTCGGCGATATCCATATCGCCAGCGCCTTGTTCTTCGACATTGGCGTGTACGCGGTGGTGCTGGGCGCGACCCTGCTGATCCTCACCGCCCTGGCGCACCAGTCGGTGCGGGCCCACAAGCCGGCCAGCCAGTCCAAATCCCTGATCAAGAGCGGAGCCGCCTGA
- a CDS encoding TonB-dependent siderophore receptor, translated as MKQLPLLASVLACLSVNAWGQSALELVPTTVNAEGTDVEPGLDLEQSSGMASRLGLSLRETPASVAIASRQDIERRGARTFQDAANALPGVNASAPPGFGGFVSYRGFSSSQITQMFNGINVATGLARPVDAWIYDRVELVGGPSSLINGAGSVGGSLNYVTKLAERREQAAEGLLSYGSYDTTQTAFGVNHALSPAGAEVQHYTRFDVSHNTSNGYIDRQERDAWSLAFSLLSDLTPDLSHTLAVEYQDEHEDSPYWGTPVRNPKAGELKIDKHNRFNNYNVADGLYEQRTVWLRSIIDYRINPSTTLRNTLYHLDSQRDYRNLETYQYNADNSLVNRSTAYLVRHQGQQDGNQFELRHDDQLFGLDTTWSGGFEYKVNSTTSSPWNVSANNSVDPGHFQPGYFYDLKDTRQRWVKDKTNQVTTRALFVENRLALTDELSLLSGLRYDAIDLDVTNHRAITASNPRHLKRNWEPLTGRLGLTWQFLPSANVYVQYSTAAEQPSGTQNFEVSTGKQWEVGSKFDYLDGRGSATLAAYRIQRQDFAVTDPQDPANSIPVGQQTSKGIELASSLRVTPKLLAEANFAWVDAEYDEFNEKIASGAVVSRKGNTPTNVPERVANLWLTYDLAPSWQTGVDARYVASVYANNANTLRMPAYTLYGSFLRYQVDSHTSVTGRVRNLTNEVYGQFAHVSPAYYLGTPRTFELALQTRF; from the coding sequence ATGAAACAGCTTCCTTTGCTGGCCAGCGTGCTGGCCTGCCTGTCCGTCAACGCCTGGGGCCAATCCGCCCTGGAACTGGTCCCCACCACCGTCAACGCCGAGGGCACGGACGTCGAACCCGGCCTGGACCTGGAGCAGTCCAGCGGCATGGCCTCGCGCCTGGGCCTGAGCCTGCGCGAAACCCCGGCCTCGGTGGCGATAGCCAGCCGCCAGGACATCGAGCGCCGGGGCGCGCGAACCTTCCAGGACGCCGCCAATGCCCTGCCCGGGGTCAACGCCAGTGCGCCGCCGGGGTTCGGCGGCTTTGTCTCCTACCGCGGCTTCAGCAGCAGCCAGATCACCCAGATGTTCAACGGCATCAACGTTGCCACCGGCCTGGCACGTCCCGTGGACGCCTGGATCTATGACCGGGTGGAACTGGTGGGCGGGCCCTCCTCGCTGATCAATGGCGCCGGCTCCGTGGGCGGCTCGCTGAACTACGTGACCAAGCTGGCGGAGCGCCGCGAACAGGCGGCTGAAGGCCTGCTCAGCTACGGCAGCTACGACACCACGCAAACCGCCTTCGGGGTCAATCACGCCCTCAGCCCGGCCGGCGCCGAGGTGCAGCACTACACGCGCTTCGACGTCAGCCATAACACCAGCAACGGCTACATCGACCGCCAGGAAAGGGACGCCTGGAGCCTGGCCTTCTCCCTGCTCAGCGACCTGACTCCGGACCTGTCCCACACCCTGGCCGTGGAATACCAGGACGAACACGAGGACAGCCCCTACTGGGGCACCCCGGTGCGCAACCCCAAGGCCGGCGAGCTGAAGATCGACAAGCACAATCGCTTCAACAACTACAACGTCGCCGATGGCCTGTATGAACAGCGCACGGTGTGGCTGCGCTCGATCATCGACTACCGGATCAACCCCAGTACCACGCTGCGCAACACCCTCTACCACCTGGACAGCCAGCGCGACTACCGCAACCTGGAGACCTACCAGTACAACGCCGACAACAGCCTTGTGAACCGCTCCACCGCCTACCTGGTGCGGCACCAGGGCCAGCAGGACGGCAACCAGTTCGAACTGCGCCATGACGATCAGTTATTCGGCCTCGACACCACCTGGTCCGGGGGTTTTGAGTACAAGGTCAACAGCACCACCAGCTCACCGTGGAACGTGTCAGCCAACAACAGCGTGGACCCCGGCCATTTCCAGCCGGGCTACTTCTATGACCTCAAGGACACCCGCCAGCGCTGGGTCAAGGACAAGACCAACCAGGTCACCACCCGTGCCCTGTTCGTCGAGAACCGCCTGGCCCTGACCGACGAGCTGTCCCTGCTCAGCGGCCTGCGCTATGACGCCATCGACCTGGACGTGACCAACCACCGGGCGATCACCGCCAGCAACCCGCGTCACCTCAAGCGCAACTGGGAGCCGCTCACCGGGCGCCTGGGGCTGACCTGGCAGTTCCTGCCCAGCGCCAACGTCTACGTGCAATACAGCACCGCCGCCGAACAGCCCAGCGGCACCCAGAACTTCGAGGTGTCCACCGGCAAGCAATGGGAAGTGGGCAGCAAGTTCGACTACCTGGACGGACGCGGCTCGGCGACCCTGGCTGCCTACCGCATCCAACGCCAGGACTTTGCCGTCACCGATCCCCAGGACCCGGCCAACAGCATTCCCGTGGGCCAGCAGACCTCCAAGGGCATCGAACTGGCCAGCTCGCTGCGGGTGACGCCCAAGCTGCTGGCGGAAGCCAACTTCGCCTGGGTCGACGCCGAATACGACGAGTTCAACGAAAAGATTGCCAGCGGCGCGGTGGTCTCGCGCAAGGGCAACACCCCGACCAACGTCCCCGAGCGGGTGGCCAACCTGTGGTTGACCTATGACCTGGCCCCGAGCTGGCAGACCGGGGTCGACGCGCGCTACGTGGCCTCGGTGTACGCCAACAACGCCAACACCTTGCGCATGCCCGCCTACACCCTGTACGGCAGCTTCCTGCGCTATCAGGTCGACAGCCACACCAGCGTCACCGGCCGGGTACGCAACCTGACCAACGAGGTCTACGGCCAGTTCGCCCATGTGTCCCCGGCCTATTACCTGGGCACCCCGCGGACCTTCGAACTGGCGCTGCAGACCCGTTTCTGA